One Gemmatimonadaceae bacterium DNA window includes the following coding sequences:
- a CDS encoding NAD(P)-binding domain-containing protein: MFLLPFHVVSCSHEHNEHDLIGRLRLTPERLEQALVALQGQGANAVLLSTCHRTELYWWGEDDLGAWFHDTLVRRVRGGEALFVDRADADLAVRHLFAVTAGMRSARFGEPEIAGQLKRAWQAAHDAGMAQGPIDRLFRQAVDASRHIRAAMGTDADPSLGKRVRDCIARQVGASYDTTRPREVLVVGSGDAARTVLEALRLEPVAGVRATVTSRTDARAEALAHTFHVPVAPWATRDDAVAKADVVVFAVHVTSPMVGGMTQALALPRRANRALWIDLGVPGAIAVGFAAPGIEVVTLDQLEDAAAPAIREARARRASIALQQELARCARETHRVQLGQRLGALEEQAVAFATAHGDEPADEVARRVARLVLRELTRA; the protein is encoded by the coding sequence ATGTTCCTGCTCCCCTTCCACGTCGTCAGCTGCTCACACGAACACAATGAGCATGATCTGATCGGTCGCCTGCGGCTCACGCCGGAGCGGCTCGAGCAGGCGCTGGTGGCGCTCCAGGGGCAGGGGGCCAACGCGGTGCTGCTCAGCACCTGTCATCGCACCGAGTTGTACTGGTGGGGTGAGGACGACCTCGGCGCGTGGTTCCACGACACCCTCGTCCGCCGTGTGCGCGGCGGCGAGGCGTTGTTCGTGGACCGCGCGGACGCCGACCTGGCGGTGCGGCATCTCTTTGCCGTGACCGCCGGTATGCGCTCGGCGCGCTTCGGCGAGCCGGAGATTGCCGGTCAGCTCAAGCGTGCGTGGCAGGCGGCGCATGATGCAGGCATGGCGCAGGGGCCGATCGATCGCCTCTTCCGGCAGGCCGTGGACGCGTCGCGCCACATTCGCGCGGCGATGGGCACCGACGCGGACCCATCGCTCGGCAAGCGTGTCCGCGACTGCATAGCGCGCCAGGTCGGTGCGTCGTATGACACGACCCGCCCGCGCGAAGTGCTGGTGGTAGGGTCGGGTGATGCGGCCCGCACGGTGCTCGAGGCGCTTCGTCTTGAGCCAGTGGCGGGCGTGCGCGCGACCGTCACCTCGCGCACCGATGCGCGCGCGGAAGCCCTCGCGCACACCTTCCACGTGCCCGTGGCACCGTGGGCCACGCGGGATGACGCGGTGGCGAAGGCCGATGTGGTGGTGTTCGCGGTGCACGTGACATCGCCCATGGTCGGCGGGATGACGCAGGCGCTGGCGCTGCCTCGCCGCGCCAATCGCGCCCTCTGGATCGATCTCGGCGTACCGGGTGCGATCGCGGTGGGCTTTGCGGCCCCCGGCATCGAGGTGGTGACGCTCGACCAGCTCGAAGACGCCGCCGCGCCCGCCATTCGCGAGGCGCGCGCGCGTCGCGCGAGTATCGCGCTGCAGCAAGAACTCGCCCGCTGCGCGCGCGAAACCCACCGCGTGCAACTCGGCCAGCGTCTCGGCGCCCTCGAAGAGCAGGCGGTCGCCTTCGCCACCGCGCACGGCGATGAGCCCGCCGACGAAGTCGCCCGACGAGT
- the hemH gene encoding ferrochelatase, with the protein MTPTDVLPFRRPVATTHPAAPATTGSTRGGTGIVMMNLGGPATLDDVEPFLLRLFADREIIQLPWQDVLGKFIATRRAPKVRKLYERIGGGSPILKWTSLQGEAMCKRLDEMSPETAPHKFYVAFRYTHPFADDALQQMKADGITRAVAFTQYPQWSCSTTGSSLNDLWRAAERTGTKDAFEWSIIDRWGEHPGFVRAMASAVEDGLEQYPEAERDDVLVLFSAHSLPLKVIDRGDAYPAEIGATVSRVVEAIGLRNPYMVSYQSEVGPLRWLGPSTETVIEQLGHRGEKNLLVVPIAFTSDHIETLSELDLEYGELAHNLGMTGYKRAPALNGRTEFLDALADIVFEHLAEGKPFGPNYRRKCPGCTNAACRGVPSRLAAASPMAATVATPSACVSAAHHEALEESVAGL; encoded by the coding sequence ATGACGCCCACTGATGTGCTCCCGTTCCGCCGCCCTGTTGCGACGACGCACCCCGCGGCCCCCGCCACGACCGGTTCGACCCGGGGTGGCACCGGCATCGTGATGATGAACCTGGGTGGACCGGCCACGCTCGACGATGTGGAGCCATTCCTGCTCCGCCTCTTCGCCGACCGGGAGATCATCCAACTCCCCTGGCAGGATGTGCTGGGGAAGTTCATCGCCACGCGCCGCGCGCCCAAGGTGCGCAAGCTGTATGAGCGCATCGGTGGCGGATCGCCGATTCTCAAGTGGACCTCGCTGCAGGGCGAAGCGATGTGCAAGCGGCTCGACGAAATGTCGCCGGAGACGGCCCCGCACAAGTTCTACGTGGCGTTCCGCTACACGCACCCGTTCGCGGATGATGCGCTGCAGCAGATGAAGGCCGACGGCATCACGCGCGCGGTGGCCTTCACGCAGTATCCGCAGTGGTCGTGCTCCACGACCGGCTCGAGCCTGAACGATCTGTGGCGCGCCGCCGAGCGGACGGGAACCAAGGACGCGTTCGAGTGGAGCATCATCGACCGGTGGGGCGAGCACCCGGGCTTTGTGCGCGCCATGGCCAGCGCGGTGGAGGATGGCCTCGAGCAGTATCCCGAGGCCGAACGCGATGACGTGCTGGTGCTGTTCAGTGCGCACTCGCTGCCGCTCAAGGTGATCGATCGCGGGGATGCGTACCCCGCCGAGATCGGCGCCACCGTGAGCCGCGTGGTGGAGGCAATCGGCCTCCGCAATCCGTACATGGTGAGCTACCAGTCGGAAGTCGGCCCGCTCCGTTGGTTGGGGCCGAGCACGGAAACGGTCATCGAGCAACTCGGGCATCGCGGCGAGAAGAATCTGCTCGTGGTGCCGATCGCCTTCACGAGCGATCACATCGAAACGCTGTCGGAGCTCGACCTCGAATACGGGGAGTTGGCCCACAATCTCGGCATGACGGGCTACAAGCGGGCGCCGGCCCTCAACGGCCGCACCGAGTTCCTCGACGCGCTCGCCGATATCGTCTTCGAGCACCTCGCCGAGGGGAAGCCGTTCGGTCCGAACTACCGTCGCAAGTGCCCTGGCTGCACCAACGCGGCCTGCCGCGGTGTGCCGTCACGACTCGCGGCGGCCTCCCCGATGGCGGCGACGGTGGCAACGCCGTCGGCCTGTGTGTCCGCGGCGCATCACGAGGCGCTGGAAGAGTCGGTGGCCGGTCTCTGA
- a CDS encoding PBP1A family penicillin-binding protein → MAFLRMTWCTRRATIAAMVAMSAVPVLPGVLPAQGGAPAASAPGAGTGEPWRIITPPQASVVLARDGAVIGQFGRERRISISVRSLPKYVGQAFIAVEDKRFYQHDGVDLVGVAGALKDAVTKGEMRGASTITQLLVGNMHPDVIDRRDKSPGRKLREQQAAREMERHYNKEQILEAFLNQISFGRGAYGIEMAARQYFGKGAAELTLAEAASLASMPKSPVLYDPAKYPDRNRERRNTVLALMAAQGYITAAQASAAQREPVRTITPSAAVAPWVTDVVRVQAERAGVPVTQGGYRIHTTIDAGLQRAAQQALSSGIDEIESRPGFRGQRCAARADSSPPAGKKPRVDACLEGAAVVLDPTTGEVRALVGGRDYARSSFNRAVDGNRQPGSSFKAFVYAQAIAQGLTPTALVADTALHLRLDNGQIYSPDNADNTFLGMLTLREALTRSRNPVAVQLALSVGMDSVTALARRAGLRAPIAPYPSSALGASVVQPLDFVAAYASFDNGGVGVDPRFIARIDDRTGKAVFSPPGSPARPAMDPRVAFIMRDIMTDVVNRGTATALRKIVPPQVRVAGKTGTTNDNTDVWFVGMTPELVLGVWLGFDKPAMIAPGAAGGTLAAPIAGRIIAAAYGSKPSGAWTPPPGLVSAEMDRTTGKPADAKTLAENRYTEWFLLGTEPGALSWPWSLFRMGPIGP, encoded by the coding sequence ATGGCTTTTCTCCGCATGACCTGGTGCACCCGTCGCGCCACCATCGCCGCGATGGTGGCCATGTCGGCCGTTCCCGTCCTGCCCGGCGTGCTCCCCGCGCAGGGGGGCGCGCCCGCGGCGAGCGCCCCCGGTGCCGGTACCGGTGAACCGTGGCGCATCATCACCCCGCCGCAGGCCTCGGTGGTGCTCGCCCGAGATGGCGCCGTCATCGGTCAGTTCGGTCGCGAGCGGCGCATCAGTATCTCGGTCCGCAGCCTCCCCAAGTACGTCGGGCAGGCGTTCATCGCGGTCGAGGACAAACGCTTCTACCAGCACGATGGGGTGGACCTCGTCGGCGTCGCCGGTGCGCTCAAGGACGCCGTGACCAAGGGCGAAATGCGCGGGGCCAGCACCATTACGCAGCTCCTCGTGGGCAACATGCACCCCGATGTGATCGACCGGCGGGACAAGTCGCCGGGGCGCAAGCTGCGCGAGCAGCAGGCGGCGCGCGAGATGGAACGTCACTACAACAAGGAACAGATCCTTGAGGCGTTCCTGAACCAGATCTCCTTCGGGCGCGGCGCCTACGGCATCGAGATGGCGGCGCGCCAGTACTTCGGGAAAGGCGCCGCCGAGCTCACACTGGCCGAAGCGGCCAGTCTGGCCTCGATGCCCAAGAGCCCGGTGCTGTACGATCCGGCCAAGTACCCCGATCGCAATCGCGAGCGACGCAACACCGTCCTCGCGCTGATGGCCGCCCAAGGGTACATCACCGCCGCGCAGGCGAGCGCGGCGCAACGGGAACCGGTTCGCACGATCACCCCGAGCGCCGCCGTCGCGCCCTGGGTCACCGATGTCGTGCGCGTGCAGGCCGAACGCGCCGGCGTCCCCGTCACGCAGGGTGGCTATCGCATTCATACCACCATCGACGCCGGCCTGCAGCGCGCCGCGCAGCAGGCGCTCTCGAGCGGCATCGACGAGATCGAATCGCGCCCCGGCTTCCGTGGGCAGCGGTGTGCCGCGCGCGCCGACTCCTCGCCGCCCGCCGGCAAGAAGCCGCGCGTGGACGCCTGCCTCGAGGGGGCGGCCGTCGTGCTCGACCCAACGACCGGCGAAGTCCGCGCGCTCGTGGGGGGGCGTGATTACGCGCGCTCGAGCTTCAACCGTGCGGTCGACGGCAACCGCCAGCCCGGCTCAAGCTTCAAGGCGTTTGTCTATGCGCAGGCCATCGCGCAGGGGCTCACGCCCACTGCCCTCGTCGCCGACACGGCACTGCATCTCCGGCTCGACAACGGGCAGATCTACAGCCCCGACAACGCCGACAACACCTTCCTCGGCATGCTCACGCTGCGCGAGGCGCTGACGCGCTCGCGCAACCCGGTGGCAGTACAACTCGCACTCAGTGTCGGCATGGACTCGGTGACGGCGCTGGCGCGCCGCGCCGGCCTGCGCGCACCGATCGCCCCCTACCCGTCGAGTGCGCTCGGTGCGAGCGTCGTGCAGCCGCTCGACTTCGTGGCGGCCTATGCCAGCTTCGACAACGGAGGAGTCGGGGTCGATCCGCGCTTCATTGCCCGCATCGATGACCGCACCGGCAAGGCCGTGTTCTCGCCGCCGGGCTCGCCGGCGCGCCCCGCCATGGACCCGCGGGTGGCGTTCATCATGCGCGACATCATGACCGACGTCGTGAATCGCGGCACCGCGACGGCCCTCCGGAAGATCGTTCCACCGCAGGTCCGCGTTGCGGGCAAGACCGGGACAACGAACGACAATACCGATGTCTGGTTCGTGGGCATGACCCCGGAGCTCGTGCTCGGGGTCTGGCTCGGTTTCGACAAGCCGGCGATGATCGCGCCCGGCGCTGCCGGTGGCACGCTGGCGGCCCCCATCGCTGGACGGATCATCGCCGCCGCATACGGGAGCAAACCCAGTGGTGCATGGACCCCGCCACCGGGCCTCGTCTCCGCGGAAATGGACCGCACCACCGGCAAGCCCGCCGACGCCAAAACCCTCGCCGAAAACCGCTATACAGAGTGGTTTCTGCTCGGCACCGAGCCCGGGGCGCTCAGCTGGCCCTGGAGCCTCTTCCGGATGGGACCGATCGGTCCATGA
- a CDS encoding NAD+ synthase, which produces MSVEPIRPLTIALCQFAPRKGDTAANLARVGRLCAQAAALEPRPQIVQFPETALSGYFVEGGVREVALTAGALAYELDDAYRTACAAAGMDAVPLDVVIGFYERWRDTLHNAAAYITIGLDDGPPVLRHVHRKNFLPTYGLFDEERFVERGTDIRAFETPWGRAALLVCEDAWHSISGTLAALDGAQVVFVSSAAPARGPWPRTDGIPGPNSAARWERLIRDIAEEHGVFASFVNLVGTEGGKRFFGTSHLVGPAGDVRSRAPVWDESFVSITVDLDDLVRARADSPLLSDLRVALPHVLENVRRVTDGVPPVLAYDGPEPAAADLLRHARDFHTGEFAIPPAARPAAPIRGLPEQLPVIRQGLKDHGGPPPLALDAELAEEWLTGFLHDEMTRRGFGRAVIGISGGVDSAVTAALAVRALGKENVIGVRLPYRTSSAESLAHAQLVIDALGIESRTIDISPAVDGYLANEPEADGARRGNVMARTRMIALFDLSARHRALPLGTGNKTERLFGYFTWHADDSPPVNPIGDLYKTQVWQLARHLGVPEVIVTKAPTADLIVGQTDEGDLGISYPRADDILNHMLHGFSHEALRARGFTPDEIQIVSKRLNGTHWKRRPPATALVSQSGIGESYLRPVDY; this is translated from the coding sequence ATGTCCGTCGAACCGATCCGACCGCTTACGATTGCGCTGTGTCAGTTTGCGCCCCGCAAGGGTGACACCGCCGCGAACCTCGCCCGCGTGGGCCGACTGTGCGCGCAGGCCGCCGCATTGGAGCCGCGCCCGCAGATCGTGCAGTTCCCGGAAACGGCGCTCTCCGGCTACTTCGTCGAAGGCGGCGTCCGCGAGGTCGCGCTCACCGCCGGCGCGCTGGCCTACGAACTCGATGACGCCTACCGCACCGCGTGTGCGGCGGCGGGGATGGACGCGGTCCCCCTGGATGTCGTGATTGGCTTCTACGAACGGTGGCGGGATACGCTGCATAATGCTGCGGCGTACATCACCATCGGCCTCGACGATGGGCCACCGGTGCTGCGCCACGTGCACCGCAAGAACTTCCTGCCCACGTACGGCCTCTTCGACGAAGAGCGCTTCGTGGAGCGCGGTACCGACATCCGCGCGTTCGAAACGCCGTGGGGGCGGGCCGCGCTGCTCGTCTGCGAAGATGCCTGGCACTCCATCAGCGGGACGCTTGCCGCCCTCGATGGCGCCCAGGTGGTCTTCGTGTCATCGGCAGCGCCGGCGCGTGGCCCATGGCCGCGCACCGACGGCATTCCGGGGCCGAACAGCGCGGCGCGCTGGGAGCGGCTCATTCGCGATATCGCCGAAGAGCATGGCGTCTTCGCCAGCTTCGTGAATCTGGTGGGCACCGAAGGTGGCAAGCGCTTCTTCGGGACGTCGCATCTGGTAGGCCCCGCCGGCGACGTGCGCAGCCGCGCGCCGGTGTGGGACGAGTCTTTCGTATCGATCACCGTCGATCTCGACGATCTGGTGCGCGCCCGCGCCGACAGCCCGCTGCTCAGCGACCTGCGCGTGGCACTGCCGCATGTGCTCGAGAACGTGCGCCGGGTGACCGACGGCGTCCCGCCCGTCCTGGCATACGACGGCCCCGAACCGGCCGCCGCGGACCTGCTTCGACACGCGCGCGACTTCCACACCGGCGAGTTTGCCATTCCACCGGCGGCGCGCCCGGCGGCCCCCATCCGGGGCTTGCCGGAGCAGCTGCCGGTCATCCGGCAGGGGCTCAAGGATCACGGCGGCCCGCCGCCGCTCGCACTGGACGCGGAACTGGCTGAGGAGTGGCTGACCGGCTTCCTGCACGACGAAATGACCCGTCGCGGCTTCGGCCGGGCAGTCATCGGCATCTCCGGGGGCGTCGATTCCGCGGTGACGGCGGCCCTCGCGGTGCGCGCGTTGGGCAAGGAGAACGTGATCGGTGTGCGGCTGCCGTACCGCACGTCCAGCGCCGAGTCACTGGCGCACGCGCAGCTGGTGATCGACGCCCTGGGGATCGAGTCCCGCACGATCGACATCTCGCCGGCGGTGGATGGCTATCTGGCCAACGAGCCGGAGGCCGATGGCGCGCGTCGGGGCAACGTCATGGCACGCACGCGCATGATCGCGCTCTTCGATCTCTCGGCGCGCCATCGCGCCCTGCCTCTCGGTACGGGCAACAAGACCGAGCGCCTGTTCGGCTACTTCACCTGGCACGCCGACGATTCGCCGCCCGTGAATCCGATCGGTGATCTCTACAAGACGCAGGTGTGGCAACTCGCGCGCCACTTGGGGGTACCGGAGGTCATCGTGACCAAGGCGCCCACGGCGGATCTCATCGTCGGTCAGACGGACGAGGGCGATCTGGGGATCAGCTACCCGCGCGCCGACGACATTCTGAACCACATGCTCCACGGCTTTTCGCACGAAGCCCTGCGCGCGCGCGGGTTCACCCCCGACGAGATTCAGATCGTGTCGAAGCGGCTCAACGGCACGCACTGGAAGCGTCGGCCGCCCGCCACCGCGCTGGTGAGCCAGTCGGGGATCGGTGAATCGTACCTGCGCCCGGTGGACTACTGA
- a CDS encoding response regulator transcription factor, with protein MTDVRLNLLVVEDDPHVRHALREVLREHAAEVIEAATAQEGLAIASRQTLDAIVLDLGLPDQPGLALCQAVRGISSVPIIVLSAAHDEQDKVALLDAGADDYVTKPFSSTELVARIRAHVRRVRERVTGTSPTLLQLGAVTLDLQHRIASRDGEPLRLTPTEWTLLRVLVAQRGRTMTHRQLFMAVWNREYGDASLHLRVHLTHLRRKIEANPAEPRYLVTDPGVGYRFEPPDASS; from the coding sequence ATGACGGACGTGCGCCTGAACCTCCTGGTCGTGGAGGATGACCCGCATGTCCGCCACGCCCTGCGCGAGGTGTTGCGCGAGCATGCCGCCGAAGTGATCGAGGCGGCGACCGCACAGGAAGGGCTGGCGATCGCGTCGCGGCAGACGCTCGACGCGATCGTGCTCGATCTCGGGCTTCCCGATCAACCCGGACTGGCGCTCTGTCAGGCGGTCCGGGGCATCTCCTCGGTCCCGATCATCGTGCTGAGTGCGGCGCATGATGAGCAGGACAAGGTGGCGCTGCTCGACGCCGGGGCCGACGACTACGTCACCAAGCCCTTCAGCAGCACGGAGCTGGTGGCCCGCATTCGGGCGCACGTACGTCGGGTGCGCGAACGCGTCACCGGGACGTCGCCGACGTTGCTGCAACTGGGCGCCGTCACGCTGGACCTGCAGCACCGCATCGCCTCGCGTGATGGCGAACCGCTGCGCCTCACGCCCACGGAGTGGACGCTCTTGCGCGTGCTGGTGGCCCAACGCGGTCGCACCATGACGCATCGGCAGCTGTTCATGGCCGTGTGGAATCGGGAGTACGGCGATGCGAGTCTCCATCTGCGCGTGCATCTGACCCACCTGCGTCGCAAGATCGAGGCGAATCCGGCCGAGCCCCGCTATCTCGTCACCGACCCGGGTGTGGGCTATCGCTTCGAGCCCCCCGACGCCTCCTCGTGA
- a CDS encoding PAS domain-containing sensor histidine kinase, whose product MTSDAARWRTPALWVLWCAALALVLGILVPTRDAVGQTHAALAILLVVLGASATTGFAAGMTLAVVGFALLTYFFKTPFDTMQITRGLDFVELIAFLIVAFVAARLLTVARARAQLAEARSREIERLARERTALALEAAQARGLAEANRMKDALLATVSHDLRTPLTTIRTLAERRSVSADDDWQLVADETERLSHLVRELLDYSRIRGGALPVRVETYPAEDLVGAVSRECAGRLESHTLHVDLPMGEEVLAGRFDLLLTTRILVNLVENAAKYATEHTDITLAVRRRDAALCFSVENIGPGIAAADRERIFEPFTRAGTPLAQSRVVGVGLGLAIARALAEAQHGTLTLLDSPAGTTQFVLALPAAEWSEALGEPDDE is encoded by the coding sequence GTGACGTCGGACGCCGCCCGGTGGCGCACGCCGGCGCTCTGGGTGCTCTGGTGCGCGGCACTCGCGCTTGTGCTGGGCATTCTGGTGCCCACCCGCGACGCGGTGGGGCAGACCCACGCGGCGCTCGCGATTCTGCTGGTGGTCCTCGGCGCGAGCGCCACCACCGGCTTCGCCGCCGGCATGACGCTCGCCGTCGTGGGCTTTGCCCTGCTCACGTACTTCTTCAAGACGCCATTCGATACCATGCAGATCACGCGTGGGCTCGACTTTGTGGAGCTGATCGCGTTCCTCATCGTGGCGTTCGTCGCGGCGCGGCTGCTGACGGTGGCCCGCGCCCGCGCGCAGCTGGCCGAAGCGCGCAGCCGCGAAATTGAGCGGCTGGCGCGGGAGCGAACCGCCCTGGCGCTCGAAGCGGCACAGGCCCGCGGTCTGGCCGAAGCCAACCGCATGAAGGACGCCCTGCTGGCCACGGTCTCGCACGATCTGCGCACGCCGCTCACCACGATTCGCACGCTGGCCGAGCGTCGCTCCGTCTCGGCAGATGACGACTGGCAACTCGTCGCCGACGAGACCGAGCGGCTGAGCCATCTGGTACGCGAGCTGCTGGACTACTCACGCATCCGCGGCGGAGCGCTGCCGGTGCGCGTGGAGACCTATCCGGCGGAAGATCTGGTGGGGGCTGTGTCACGCGAGTGTGCGGGGCGGCTCGAGTCCCATACACTGCACGTGGATCTCCCGATGGGCGAGGAGGTGCTGGCCGGGCGCTTCGACCTGCTGCTCACGACCCGCATACTCGTGAATCTCGTGGAGAATGCCGCGAAGTACGCAACCGAGCACACCGACATCACGCTGGCGGTGCGACGCCGGGACGCGGCGCTATGCTTTTCGGTGGAGAACATCGGCCCGGGGATCGCGGCCGCCGATCGCGAGCGCATCTTTGAACCGTTCACGCGCGCCGGGACGCCGCTCGCGCAGTCGCGTGTCGTGGGCGTGGGCCTCGGACTGGCGATTGCCCGGGCCCTCGCCGAGGCGCAGCACGGTACGCTCACCCTGCTCGATAGCCCCGCCGGCACCACGCAGTTTGTGCTCGCCCTCCCCGCCGCGGAGTGGAGCGAAGCGCTGGGCGAGCCCGACGACGAGTAG
- a CDS encoding Gfo/Idh/MocA family oxidoreductase encodes MTPGSLASSPRPLRGALIGYGFIGGLGHLPAYRARTAARGDVEIVALADSCPARLADAAARYPDLRLYPDHRTLLDAEAAGLDFVDICTPPCDHARIAREALDAGCHVLCEKPLTTSFAEADELLAHAARRRRVLYPCHNYLHAPVVRAIRSLLDESLIGRLRTVAMNTMRNTHAKGVTEWNTHWRRHEAYSGGGIVMDHGSHSFYLLFDWFGAYPESVTAKVNTLDGQFDTEDNANIVLTFPNGMANVQLSWTCGVRKVQYALHGEAGAITVDDDNLELSQMRRTAGPDIAQGAVRWDVDRRSIASHWGDASHTTWFDALFSRFKDAVLAGDFVSETARDAHQCIAVIEAAYASSRAGCREIAVADVLTRKVEHARGGRAGSLVTA; translated from the coding sequence ATGACGCCGGGCTCCCTCGCGTCCTCACCGCGCCCGTTGCGGGGCGCCCTCATCGGGTACGGCTTCATTGGCGGACTGGGGCATCTCCCCGCCTATCGGGCGCGCACGGCGGCCCGCGGCGATGTGGAGATCGTGGCGCTGGCCGACAGCTGCCCGGCGCGCCTCGCCGATGCGGCGGCGCGCTATCCGGATCTGCGGCTGTATCCGGACCATCGGACGCTGCTCGACGCCGAAGCGGCGGGCCTCGATTTCGTGGACATCTGCACGCCGCCGTGCGATCACGCGCGCATTGCGCGGGAGGCGCTCGATGCGGGGTGTCATGTGCTCTGCGAAAAGCCGCTGACCACCAGCTTCGCGGAGGCCGACGAGCTGCTCGCCCATGCCGCGCGCCGTCGTCGCGTCTTGTATCCCTGTCACAACTACCTGCATGCGCCGGTGGTGCGGGCCATTCGCAGCCTGCTCGATGAGTCGCTCATCGGCCGTCTGCGGACCGTGGCCATGAACACCATGCGCAACACGCATGCGAAGGGTGTGACCGAATGGAACACGCACTGGCGCCGGCACGAGGCGTACAGTGGAGGTGGCATCGTGATGGATCACGGGAGCCACAGCTTCTACCTGCTGTTCGACTGGTTCGGCGCCTATCCGGAATCAGTGACCGCCAAGGTGAACACGCTCGATGGGCAGTTCGACACGGAAGACAACGCGAACATCGTGCTCACCTTTCCGAACGGCATGGCCAACGTGCAGCTTTCCTGGACGTGCGGCGTGCGCAAGGTCCAGTACGCGCTGCACGGCGAGGCCGGCGCCATCACGGTCGACGACGATAATCTCGAGCTGTCGCAGATGCGTCGCACGGCCGGGCCGGATATCGCGCAGGGCGCCGTGCGCTGGGATGTCGACCGCCGGTCGATCGCGTCGCATTGGGGCGATGCGAGTCACACCACGTGGTTCGATGCGCTCTTCTCGCGCTTCAAGGACGCGGTGCTCGCCGGCGACTTCGTGAGCGAGACGGCGCGGGATGCGCATCAGTGCATTGCGGTCATCGAGGCCGCCTATGCCTCGAGTCGCGCCGGGTGCCGCGAGATCGCCGTCGCCGACGTGCTCACCCGCAAGGTGGAGCACGCGCGTGGGGGACGCGCCGGTTCGCTCGTGACGGCCTGA
- a CDS encoding aspartate aminotransferase family protein, translated as MNRVHLQTAIPGPRSQAIVASEQQHLAPGLQSFALWAGVAMDHGQGSHITDVDGNTFVDLIGGIGVNALGHSHPKFVAAMQAQVAKLSVGSFTSEPRAALVNELTALAPAGLDRLQLYSGGAEAVESAIRLSRCATKRQDIVGFWGGFHGKTAGAMALMGSEARHGLGPFPVGTTQIPYADCYRCPFGLQYGSCGIACGEFARKAIKQQPQGPVAAVIIEPMQGTAGNVVPPREFLPIVAEAAKEAGALLIADEMITGMGRTGTLWGVDHTGVQPDVVTLGKAFGGGYPVSGVLTTSAIAFSEPWAKPSGASSSYGGNALAAAASLAAIRTIRDDHLAENAKRVGAHMVQRLRAMQERYPFIGDVRGEGLFIGIDVVRDRKTREPIPNSVMREVFEGAVRRGLLAMLYTARIRLQPALNITQDAADEGLDLLEASFADLSRSGRWQ; from the coding sequence ATGAATCGCGTTCACCTGCAGACGGCCATTCCCGGGCCGCGTTCTCAGGCGATCGTTGCCTCCGAGCAGCAGCACCTCGCGCCGGGGCTGCAGAGCTTTGCGCTCTGGGCCGGTGTCGCGATGGACCACGGGCAGGGCAGCCATATCACCGATGTCGATGGCAACACGTTCGTTGACCTGATTGGCGGCATCGGCGTCAACGCGCTCGGCCACTCGCATCCGAAGTTCGTGGCGGCGATGCAGGCCCAGGTGGCCAAACTGTCGGTCGGCAGTTTCACCTCCGAGCCGCGCGCCGCGCTCGTCAACGAGCTCACGGCGCTCGCGCCGGCGGGCCTCGATCGGCTGCAGCTGTATTCGGGGGGCGCCGAAGCGGTGGAATCGGCGATTCGCCTGAGCCGCTGCGCCACCAAGCGTCAGGACATCGTGGGCTTCTGGGGTGGCTTCCACGGCAAGACCGCCGGCGCGATGGCGCTCATGGGCTCTGAGGCTCGCCATGGTCTCGGGCCGTTCCCGGTCGGCACGACGCAGATCCCGTACGCCGACTGCTATCGCTGCCCGTTCGGTCTGCAGTACGGCTCCTGCGGCATCGCCTGCGGGGAGTTTGCGCGCAAGGCGATCAAGCAGCAGCCACAGGGGCCGGTGGCCGCGGTGATCATCGAGCCGATGCAGGGGACGGCCGGCAACGTGGTGCCGCCGCGCGAGTTCCTGCCGATCGTGGCCGAAGCGGCGAAGGAAGCCGGTGCGCTGCTGATCGCCGACGAGATGATCACCGGCATGGGGCGCACGGGTACGCTCTGGGGCGTGGACCATACCGGCGTGCAGCCGGATGTGGTGACGCTCGGGAAGGCCTTCGGCGGTGGCTACCCCGTGAGTGGCGTGCTGACCACGAGTGCCATCGCGTTCAGTGAGCCGTGGGCGAAGCCCTCGGGGGCCAGCTCGAGCTATGGCGGGAACGCCCTGGCGGCGGCGGCCTCGCTCGCCGCCATTCGCACCATTCGCGATGACCACCTCGCCGAGAATGCCAAGCGTGTGGGCGCGCACATGGTGCAGCGCCTGCGGGCCATGCAGGAGCGGTATCCGTTCATTGGCGACGTGCGCGGCGAGGGGCTGTTCATCGGCATCGACGTGGTCCGCGACCGGAAGACCCGCGAACCGATCCCGAACAGTGTCATGCGCGAAGTCTTCGAAGGCGCAGTCCGTCGCGGGCTGCTCGCCATGCTGTACACCGCACGCATTCGCCTGCAGCCGGCCCTGAACATCACGCAGGACGCGGCGGACGAGGGGCTCGACCTCCTCGAGGCCTCGTTCGCCGATCTCTCTCGCAGCGGACGGTGGCAATGA